A region from the Deltaproteobacteria bacterium genome encodes:
- a CDS encoding glycosyltransferase family 1 protein — protein sequence MALVVHPHFHRRKTGVTTHVETVVPVLNAELPCKLLSRGYRFDEALPTIGEAELRQTLRAGGPVIWHAHRN from the coding sequence ATGGCTCTTGTTGTTCATCCACATTTTCACCGTCGCAAAACCGGCGTCACCACACACGTCGAGACTGTCGTGCCGGTACTCAATGCAGAGCTGCCTTGTAAGCTCCTCTCCCGTGGCTATCGTTTTGATGAAGCGCTTCCAACGATTGGTGAGGCAGAACTCAGGCAAACTCTAAGAGCGGGCGGCCCAGTGATTTGGCATGCCCACCGTAAC
- a CDS encoding NYN domain-containing protein, producing the protein MSESAHRIAVFVDVQNIYYTTRDVYGRQFNYRKLWNRLSQQGELVSATAYAIGRGDDGQIKFQDALKHIGFKVKLKPFIQRKDGSAKGDWDVGITIDVMDTARQVDTVILLSGDGDFDLLLEKVSSEYGVATEVYGVEKLTAKSLMDAASKFHPIEPDLLL; encoded by the coding sequence ATGTCTGAATCAGCCCACCGCATTGCCGTTTTTGTAGATGTTCAAAACATCTATTACACCACTCGTGATGTTTATGGGCGCCAGTTCAATTACCGAAAGCTATGGAATCGTTTGTCGCAGCAGGGAGAACTCGTCTCTGCTACGGCCTACGCCATCGGCCGCGGAGATGATGGTCAGATTAAGTTTCAAGATGCTTTGAAGCACATTGGTTTCAAGGTGAAGCTCAAGCCTTTCATTCAGCGAAAAGATGGCTCGGCGAAGGGCGACTGGGATGTGGGCATTACCATTGATGTGATGGACACGGCCAGGCAGGTGGATACCGTTATTCTCTTATCCGGCGACGGTGATTTCGACCTTTTATTAGAAAAAGTATCTTCTGAATATGGAGTGGCTACTGAGGTTTATGGAGTGGAGAAGCTTACGGCTAAATCCTTGATGGATGCTGCCAGCAAGTTTCACCCCATCGAACCCGACCTTTTGCTCTAA